The genomic DNA ATTACGACAAAATGCTGGATGTGGCAGATCAACTCACGTTGATGCTCCATCATGCCGAACCCGAATTGACTGAGCAACAGGCAGAAAACTTAGGTTTTTATTTATCTGCGCAACGTGATGCCCTACAAAAGGTACTAAAAGGGCAGGAGTTTGATGTTTCAATGTTAGAACAGGTCGGTGAATAAGTGGAACAGTTATCAGCAGCCTATCAAACCTTAGGTAAACAATTAGACGCCATTCTTGACCCTAAATTGCCACTGGTTTCCAATTTGGCGAATTTTTCGGCTTTATTGTGGTTAGAAATGGACAACATCAATTGGGTGGGGAGTTACCTTATCAATTCAAACAAAGACCTCTTGTTGTTAGGTCCTTTTCAAGGCAAACCCGCTTGTACCACTATTGCTGTAGGTAAAGGCGTGTGCGGAGAAGCATTTCAACAAGCCACGACCTTAAGGGTGGCCGATGTGCATGCCTTTCCTGGACATATCGCCTGTGATGCGGCTAGTGAGTCTGAAATAGTGGTGCCGTTTTACCGCAATGGACAGCTTTTTGGGGTGATAGACATAGACAGCCCACAAGCTTCTCGCTTCGATGAAAGCGACCAGTTAGGCATCGAGTATTTAGTTAAACTGTTGGAAAATAAACTCGGAGAAGAGCATTTTTAATGGCTTTTCAATATACGCTCACTATAATAGCCGAAATCAGCCCTGTAGCTGTACCAGTAAAGATGTATTAAGAAAGGTCATCATGGAACAAACTAATAAACTGAAAAATAGCAAAGAAGTTATTCAATATTTGGCAACGCAATTCCCTAACTGTTTCTCTACAGAAGGTGAAGCCAAGCCACTTAAAATTGGTATTTTTCAGGACTTAGCCGAACGTCTTAAAGAAGACGAAAAAGTGAGTAATACCGTATTGCGCTCTGCGCTACGTCAATATACGTCTAGCTGGCGTTATCTACATGGCGTTAAAGTTGGCTCTAAGCGCGTTGACTTAGACGGTGTTGAAGGTGCAGAAATCGAGCAAGAGCACGTAGAACACGCTCAAAAAACCTTGAAAGAAAGCAAAGAGAAAGCATTTGCGAATAAAAAGGCACAAGCCGAAAAGGCGAATAAAGCTAAGCCTGCGGCGCGTAAAGCAAAAGCAGATTTCAAACGTACTAGCAAACCTAAGCCAAGTTCGTCTAAACCCGCGGCTGAGCAAAAGCCAGTTGAAAAACTAGATAGCAAAGACTTGGTAACCGGTAAAGAGGTACGGGTATTAGTGGGTAAAACACCTATGCCTGGTCAGATCTCTGAAGTCACAAAAGATGGCATTGCAGTTACACTGAAAAGCGGTATGTTAGTTAAAGTTAAAGCTGAACACATCGTCGCATAATTGATTTGGTAATGAGATAGGTGCCTATGAAATATTTGAGCCGTTTAGGGCTATTTTTTTTAACCTTTAGTTTTTCTACGTTGTTGTTGGCGCAAACGCCGATCTTGGGGGAGGATGCGCTACCAACTTTAAGTCAGCAGAGCCAACACGCAACAGCTGCTAAACGAATCAGTGCCTTATACACCCGCTCTCACTACCGAAGTGTGCCCTTCGATGACCAACTTTCTAGCAAAATCTTTGATAAGTACATTGAACACCTAGACAGCAACCGCAGCTTGTTCTTGGAAGAAGACATTCGTCGTTTTGAACGTTACCGTTATAGCCTCGACCAAGACATTCCTGCGGGCCGTTTAGAACCGCTTTATGCCATGTTTGATTTATCACTACGCCGGCGCTATCAGCAGCTAGTGTATTCCTTGCAGGTAATAGATCAGCCTATGGACTTTACTAAAGACGAACAATATCAATTTGATCGTCGAGATGCTGAGTGGCCTAAGACTCAAGCTGAAATTAAAGAACTATGGCGTTTAAAAGTTAAATATGATGCCTTAAGTTTAAAAATGGCTGGGCGCGAACACGATAAAATCGTTGAAGTGTTAGCTAAGCGTTATAACAGCGCGATTAAACGTCTTGCGCAAACCGAAAGCGAAGATGTTTTTCAAACCGCTATGAATGCCTACTCACGTAGCATAGAACCCCATACCAGTTACCTTTCACCTCGTACTGCCGAGCGCTTTAAAATGGAAATGAATCTTTCCCTTGAAGGCATCGGAGCGGTATTGCAAGGCGAAGATGAGTACACCGTTATTCGTAGCTTAGTTCCCGGTGGCCCTGCGGCCTTAAGTAACCAGCTCGGTCCAGAGGATAAAATTGTTGGCGTAGCTCAAGGTGAAGACGAAATCGTCGACATTATTGGTTGGCGTTTGGATGATGTGGTTGATCTAATTAAAGGTCCTAAAGGAACGACGGTTCGCTTAGAAGTGCTATCTGCCGGTGGTAAGGTAGATGGTAAAACTAAGATTGTAGATATCGTACGCGACAAAGTGCGCTTAGAAGACCGCGCTGCCAAAAGTGAAGTGCTTGAGCTGGAAGGCGAAAAGGTAGGGGTGCTTACCGTGCCTAGCTTCTACGTTAACTTGAGCGAAGATGCAGCCAAAGAGCTAGATAAACTTAAGCAACAGGGCATTAACTCTTTAGTGGTTGACCTTCGTGGTAACGGCGGCGGCGCATTGACCGAAGCCACAGCCTTAACCGGTTTGTTTATTCCTCAAGGTCCAGTGGTTCAAGTTCGTGACCAGTTGGGCCGGATCAGCGTTAACAACGATACTAGTAATTCAGTGACTTATCGTGACCCAATGGTGGTATTGATTGACCGTTACAGCGCTTCGGCTTCAGAGATTTTTGCTGCGGCCCTACAAGATTATGGTCGTGCGATTGTTATAGGCGAACACAGTTATGGTAAAGGTACGGTGCAACAACACCGAGGCTTAGGGCGCATTTATGATCTTTATGAAAACGAACTAGGCCATGTGCAATACACCATTGCTAAGTTTTACCGGATTAACGGTGGCAGCACTCAGCACCGTGGCGTGATTCCAGATATTGCTTATCCTGCGGCGCTTCCACCTGAAGAAACCGGTGAAAGTGTAGAAGATAACGCCTTGCCTTGGGATAAAATTAAAGCCGCTGATTACCATGCCATTGCAGACTTAAGTTCCTACATAGCGCCTTTAAATCAAAAGCACCTAGCGCGAATTGAACATGATCCCGAGTTTCAATACATTATTAGCGACATTGCGGAGTATCGTAAAGATAAAGATACCACTTCAATTAGCTTAAATGAGAAAACGCGAATTGCTCTGCGCGATGAGAAAGAACAGCAGCAGTTAGAGCGCTTGAATGAACGTTTACAACGTCTAGGTTTAGAGCCAGTTGAAAAACTTGAAGACGCGCCAAAGGATATTGAGTTAGAAGACGCTTATTTAACTGAAGCGGCAGAAATCGCTATCGATTATCTCAACTTATTAAAAGCCAGTTAAGCCTTTAACTAATACAAAAAAAGGCCAGCATCACGCTGGCCTTTTTATTTGTGGTTTGTTATTAAATTTTTAACAAGGGCTCGCCACAATGCTTTGCTGTAGCTTTTTCACTTCACTGATAGTCACCGTGATGATGTCACCCAGCTGATACTGTCGCTGTGGAGTGCTTAAGCTCCCCATTTCACTATCGATAGTCAGATCTTCTTTATTCTCCGCTAGTTTCGACTTAGGGATAAATGCTGAAGCGCCACTGTCTACTAGGCGAACATTCAAACCACCTCGATTAATGTTGGTGACTTCGGCGGCGAGTTCGGCCTTAGGATCTTGTTCGGCAAAGTACTCGCAATACAGGTAGTTGGCCATTTCACGCTCGGCCATGCGTTGGCGCTTACGGCAATCTACTAAATGTTCGGCTAGCTCATCGTCCAGTGGCGAGCTTGGGGTTTCACCTTTTAGCACCGATTTAATTAAGCGGTGGTTGAGCAAATCACTGTATTTTCTGATCGGTGAAGTCCAAGTGGCATACTTAGGCTCACCTAAGCCAAAGTGAGCTAAGCCCTGCGGCTGATAAACGCCAAAGTTGTAATGACGTTTGACCAATTGATCTAAGGTTTTGTTTTCACTAGCGGTAATTTGCCGTCTTAATTGGCAAAAGTAATCCAGCTCGGTTAAACGCTGTTTTTCTACGGTAATGTCGAATTTAGCCAGTAGTTCTACCAAGCTGTCGAGTTTTTCTGGTTTAAAACCTGAATGACAGCTAAATACCCCATAACCTAAGCGCTCATCCAAGAAGCGTCCGCCACATATGTTGGCGGCTACCATAGCTTCTTCCACCATTTTATTGGCGCTGCGCCGTGCTTGGCGAAGAATGTCGATGACCTGTCCCTTATTATCTAAGACAAACTCATAATCGGCTTGGTCGCCAAATACCGAGCTGTGTTCGGCTCGCCATTGGTGGCGCTGTTGGCTAAGCATATTTAGCTGCTGCAAGGCTTCAACTAAGTCTGGGTGTTCAGCAAAGTCTTGGTTATTTTGCTCAATAAAATCAGACACCTGTTGATAGCTGAGGCGGTGCTTCGATTGTACCGTAGCTAAATAGAAATCAGCACCGTCGAGTAATAAACCATCGAAGGCGATTTTCATTTGGCAAACTAATGCAGGGCGAGTTTGCTCAGCCTGCAGGGAGCAATACTCATTGGCTAATTGGCTGGGCATCATCGGTACGGTGCGCGCGGGTAAATACAGGGTGAAGGCGCGTTGTTTGGCGGCTTGTTCTAATTGACTACCACTGCTGATGTAGGCGCTCGGATCGGCAATCGCTACTTGCAATAACCAATGATCGCTTTGCTTGCTAATGGCGATGGCGTCATCCATATCTTTGGTATTGTCACCATCAATGGTAAAAAACAATTGCTCGCTTAAGTCTTTGCGCTCGCAGTCTTGATCAATAATCTGCAATTCATCGGCTACATCGGGCTGGTCCCAAGCTAGGTCATGCTTGGCGGTAGTGGCTTTCCAGCGGGCAAAGTGATCGTCTTTGTCGGCGATGTGCTTAATGATTTCTGCTTGGAAATGCTGCTCGCTTAGGGCGTGTTTGAGTAATTTGGCCATCACCCAATCACCCTCGTTGATGGTGATGCCTTGATCTTTTTTCACTCGCGCATTAAGCAGATTATTGATGAGCGGATGGTCGACTTGCAGTTTAGTGCGTTTGTCGACAAATTTAACCCGCGCAACAAAGGTGTCGAGAGCGGCTTCGATTAAGCTTTCTGGCTCGGCGGATTCCTTACCTTTGTCTTCACGAAGCGCCGCAGTAATGCGGTCACCATGTACTAGTTTCTTCATCATGGGGGGAGCAATAAAATAGCTTTTTTTATTATCAGTCTGAAGAAAACCAAAGTTCTTTTCGGTAGCTTTTACCACACCTTCAACGGTGGGAATGGTTTCTCTAATTTGCTGTTTAAGCTGCGCTAATAGAGGGTTATCTTTAAGCATAGAAGCGTCCATCATTTATCAAGTGGGCACTATACCCAAAGGTTTATTGGTATTCTAGCGAAACAGTGCTGGTTTAGCGGGTTTCGCTCAGGCTACACTAGCTGCTACGCGTAATAAATGAGAAGGCAGGGATGAGTAAAGATCAACAAAAACATCAACAACGACAGCAAAAGATCAAAGACCAAGTGGACCAAAAAATCGAGCAAGCGCAAATCGAGAAAGGCTTGCTATTGGTCATTACGGGTAATGGTAAGGGGAAATCCACCGCCGGTTTTGGCAACGTACTACGAGCCACCGGTCATGGTTATAAGGCTTGCGTTGGCCAGTTTATTAAAGGCGGCTGGGACTGCGGAGAGCGCAATCTATTGGAACAACATCAGGTGGAATTTGCAGTGATGTCTACCGGTTTTACCTGGGAAACCCAAAACCGTGAACTGGATACTCAAGCCGCTCAAGAGGTATGGCAGCGTTGTAAGCAATGGTTGAGTGATCCTTCCATTTATTTGGTATTGCTTGACGAAATCACTTACATGCTCAGTTATGACTATTTGGACGTAGACGAAGTGGTGGCCGCAATTGCTAATCGACCGGCCGAACAAAG from Agarivorans gilvus includes the following:
- a CDS encoding YebG family protein encodes the protein MAVIIKYVVERNGVEKMTFSSKKEADNYDKMLDVADQLTLMLHHAEPELTEQQAENLGFYLSAQRDALQKVLKGQEFDVSMLEQVGE
- a CDS encoding GAF domain-containing protein, with amino-acid sequence MEQLSAAYQTLGKQLDAILDPKLPLVSNLANFSALLWLEMDNINWVGSYLINSNKDLLLLGPFQGKPACTTIAVGKGVCGEAFQQATTLRVADVHAFPGHIACDAASESEIVVPFYRNGQLFGVIDIDSPQASRFDESDQLGIEYLVKLLENKLGEEHF
- the proQ gene encoding RNA chaperone ProQ; its protein translation is MEQTNKLKNSKEVIQYLATQFPNCFSTEGEAKPLKIGIFQDLAERLKEDEKVSNTVLRSALRQYTSSWRYLHGVKVGSKRVDLDGVEGAEIEQEHVEHAQKTLKESKEKAFANKKAQAEKANKAKPAARKAKADFKRTSKPKPSSSKPAAEQKPVEKLDSKDLVTGKEVRVLVGKTPMPGQISEVTKDGIAVTLKSGMLVKVKAEHIVA
- the prc gene encoding carboxy terminal-processing peptidase; amino-acid sequence: MKYLSRLGLFFLTFSFSTLLLAQTPILGEDALPTLSQQSQHATAAKRISALYTRSHYRSVPFDDQLSSKIFDKYIEHLDSNRSLFLEEDIRRFERYRYSLDQDIPAGRLEPLYAMFDLSLRRRYQQLVYSLQVIDQPMDFTKDEQYQFDRRDAEWPKTQAEIKELWRLKVKYDALSLKMAGREHDKIVEVLAKRYNSAIKRLAQTESEDVFQTAMNAYSRSIEPHTSYLSPRTAERFKMEMNLSLEGIGAVLQGEDEYTVIRSLVPGGPAALSNQLGPEDKIVGVAQGEDEIVDIIGWRLDDVVDLIKGPKGTTVRLEVLSAGGKVDGKTKIVDIVRDKVRLEDRAAKSEVLELEGEKVGVLTVPSFYVNLSEDAAKELDKLKQQGINSLVVDLRGNGGGALTEATALTGLFIPQGPVVQVRDQLGRISVNNDTSNSVTYRDPMVVLIDRYSASASEIFAAALQDYGRAIVIGEHSYGKGTVQQHRGLGRIYDLYENELGHVQYTIAKFYRINGGSTQHRGVIPDIAYPAALPPEETGESVEDNALPWDKIKAADYHAIADLSSYIAPLNQKHLARIEHDPEFQYIISDIAEYRKDKDTTSISLNEKTRIALRDEKEQQQLERLNERLQRLGLEPVEKLEDAPKDIELEDAYLTEAAEIAIDYLNLLKAS
- a CDS encoding exoribonuclease II; translated protein: MLKDNPLLAQLKQQIRETIPTVEGVVKATEKNFGFLQTDNKKSYFIAPPMMKKLVHGDRITAALREDKGKESAEPESLIEAALDTFVARVKFVDKRTKLQVDHPLINNLLNARVKKDQGITINEGDWVMAKLLKHALSEQHFQAEIIKHIADKDDHFARWKATTAKHDLAWDQPDVADELQIIDQDCERKDLSEQLFFTIDGDNTKDMDDAIAISKQSDHWLLQVAIADPSAYISSGSQLEQAAKQRAFTLYLPARTVPMMPSQLANEYCSLQAEQTRPALVCQMKIAFDGLLLDGADFYLATVQSKHRLSYQQVSDFIEQNNQDFAEHPDLVEALQQLNMLSQQRHQWRAEHSSVFGDQADYEFVLDNKGQVIDILRQARRSANKMVEEAMVAANICGGRFLDERLGYGVFSCHSGFKPEKLDSLVELLAKFDITVEKQRLTELDYFCQLRRQITASENKTLDQLVKRHYNFGVYQPQGLAHFGLGEPKYATWTSPIRKYSDLLNHRLIKSVLKGETPSSPLDDELAEHLVDCRKRQRMAEREMANYLYCEYFAEQDPKAELAAEVTNINRGGLNVRLVDSGASAFIPKSKLAENKEDLTIDSEMGSLSTPQRQYQLGDIITVTISEVKKLQQSIVASPC
- the cobO gene encoding cob(I)yrinic acid a,c-diamide adenosyltransferase yields the protein MSKDQQKHQQRQQKIKDQVDQKIEQAQIEKGLLLVITGNGKGKSTAGFGNVLRATGHGYKACVGQFIKGGWDCGERNLLEQHQVEFAVMSTGFTWETQNRELDTQAAQEVWQRCKQWLSDPSIYLVLLDEITYMLSYDYLDVDEVVAAIANRPAEQSVVVTGRACHRKLIEIADTVSEVKNVKHAFEAGVKARQGIDW